In Acinetobacter sp. WCHAc010034, a genomic segment contains:
- the nuoN gene encoding NADH-quinone oxidoreductase subunit NuoN codes for MNFTMSFSELMPLAPVMIVALTAIVVMLLTAIKRNHNLVATTSVIGLNLAALYIIFVVFAGQYAPANVMNLFIVDPFTMLYQFVILIAALACCTLSHAYIETYKDNREELYILMLASVTGAMLMVASTHYASFFISLELMSIPVYGLLAYTHQRSQSLEAGVKYLVLSATASAMLLMGMAYIYAYTGSLNFVAEPGKLFTTFSQPAVVLGLALIVFAVAFKLSLAPFHKWTPDVYAGAPAPVATFLATVAKVAMIGLFVRYALSSGLILSDSFVIILTIIAVLSILAGNLLAVRQVNLKRILAYSSIAHFGYLLVAVISARNTDFLQVQGFATFESVNVYVITYVLTTIGAFGVVTLMSSPYNNTDEAGSLAEYRGLFWRRPVLTAALTVMMLSLAGIPLTAGFIGKFLVIKTAVAGQSWFLVAMVIIGSGIGLYYYLRVMIVMYMTPPDHPRIDAVDHWGQKVGGIMVLGAAALVLLIGVYPDPVIAVSKVAFFAISPELQQFILALVQSGFN; via the coding sequence ATGAACTTCACAATGTCATTTTCAGAGCTTATGCCTTTAGCGCCAGTCATGATTGTTGCCTTGACCGCAATTGTGGTGATGCTGCTGACGGCGATTAAGCGCAATCATAATTTAGTTGCAACGACATCCGTTATCGGCTTGAACCTTGCAGCGCTTTACATCATCTTCGTTGTGTTTGCAGGGCAGTATGCCCCTGCAAACGTGATGAACCTGTTCATCGTCGATCCGTTTACGATGCTGTATCAGTTTGTGATTTTAATTGCGGCGCTTGCCTGCTGCACTTTATCGCACGCTTATATTGAAACCTATAAAGACAACCGTGAAGAGCTGTACATCCTCATGCTTGCGTCCGTAACCGGCGCAATGCTGATGGTGGCAAGCACGCACTACGCTTCTTTCTTCATCAGCCTTGAGCTGATGTCGATTCCTGTATATGGCCTGCTGGCCTATACGCATCAGCGTTCGCAGTCGCTGGAAGCAGGGGTGAAATACCTGGTGCTGTCAGCAACGGCTTCTGCAATGCTGCTGATGGGCATGGCGTATATTTATGCCTACACCGGCTCTTTAAACTTTGTAGCGGAACCGGGCAAGCTGTTCACGACCTTCAGCCAGCCGGCTGTGGTATTGGGCTTGGCGCTGATTGTATTTGCGGTGGCGTTCAAGCTGTCTCTTGCGCCATTCCATAAATGGACGCCGGATGTGTATGCCGGCGCGCCTGCGCCAGTGGCAACGTTCCTTGCGACCGTGGCTAAAGTTGCGATGATTGGCCTGTTTGTGCGCTATGCACTGTCTTCCGGCCTGATCCTGTCAGACAGCTTCGTTATTATTCTGACGATTATTGCAGTGCTTTCAATCCTTGCAGGCAACCTGCTGGCGGTCCGCCAAGTGAACCTGAAGCGCATCCTTGCGTATTCTTCAATTGCTCACTTCGGCTACCTGCTGGTGGCTGTAATCAGCGCGCGCAATACCGACTTCCTGCAGGTTCAAGGCTTTGCAACATTTGAAAGCGTGAACGTGTATGTGATTACCTATGTGCTGACCACCATCGGCGCGTTCGGCGTGGTGACATTAATGTCCAGCCCGTACAACAACACAGATGAAGCCGGCAGCTTGGCGGAATACCGCGGCCTGTTCTGGCGCCGTCCGGTGCTGACTGCAGCTTTGACTGTAATGATGCTGTCTCTTGCAGGCATTCCATTAACCGCAGGCTTCATCGGTAAGTTCCTGGTGATCAAGACTGCCGTTGCCGGCCAGTCCTGGTTCCTGGTGGCGATGGTGATTATCGGTTCAGGTATTGGCCTGTACTACTACCTGCGCGTGATGATTGTGATGTACATGACGCCTCCGGACCATCCGCGCATTGATGCGGTTGACCATTGGGGCCAGAAAGTCGGCGGCATCATGGTGCTTGGCGCGGCGGCTTTGGTGCTGCTGATCGGTGTTTATCCAGACCCGGTTATTGCAGTATCTAAAGTGGCATTCTTCGCCATTTCGCCTGAATTGCAGCAGTTCATTCTGGCTTTAGTGCAAAGCGGCTTTAACTGA
- the nuoM gene encoding NADH-quinone oxidoreductase subunit M, translating to MEAPNNLILPALILIPFIAGFACWLVDKLDKHLPRYIALIGMLVTLALTIALWQTGTYTYELGGAAPTWAAEFKLPWIQTLGINIHLAVDGLSLLMVGLTALLGVLAVGCSWGEIQKNVGFFHLNLLWSLGGVIGVFLAIDMFLFFFFWEMMLVPIYFLIALWGHKGAEGKSRVYAATKFFIYTQVAGLVMLIGILGLVAVGYSMNGVIRFDYSYLMAVAHTIEAQAPALAYAFMICLFIGFAVKLPVFPLHGWLPDAHAQAPTAGSVDLAGILIKTAAYGLLRFVIPFFPAASAQFADIAIIFGLIGIFYGAWCAFQQTDMKRLLAYTSISHMGFVLLAIYAGNILTFQGLMIMMLAHGLSSAALFIMCGQIYERLHTRDMRLMGGIRGQFQYLAFFLMFFVAALVGIPGLGNFIGEFLILMGSYAKFPVFTILAAVSLVFAGLYGLIMIHKALFGTPNEEQKQHYANPLKDLNAREIVILLVCALGLTWLGLYPQTFLDISNSSMAWLANSYIPVQEAVDTVQQAAIQLENVEIQ from the coding sequence ATGGAAGCTCCAAATAATTTAATTCTGCCCGCTCTGATCCTTATTCCGTTCATTGCAGGTTTCGCATGCTGGCTGGTCGACAAGCTCGACAAGCACTTGCCGCGCTATATCGCGCTGATCGGCATGCTGGTGACTTTGGCCTTGACCATTGCGCTCTGGCAGACCGGAACATATACCTATGAATTGGGCGGGGCAGCGCCAACATGGGCTGCTGAATTCAAGCTGCCTTGGATTCAAACCTTAGGCATCAACATTCACCTTGCGGTGGATGGCCTGTCGCTGCTGATGGTGGGCTTAACGGCCTTGCTGGGCGTGCTGGCAGTCGGCTGTTCATGGGGCGAGATTCAGAAGAACGTCGGCTTCTTCCACCTGAACCTGCTTTGGTCTTTAGGCGGCGTGATCGGCGTATTCTTAGCGATTGACATGTTCCTGTTCTTCTTCTTCTGGGAGATGATGCTGGTTCCGATCTACTTCCTGATCGCGCTTTGGGGCCATAAAGGCGCAGAAGGCAAATCGCGCGTTTACGCAGCGACGAAGTTCTTCATTTACACTCAGGTTGCCGGCCTGGTGATGCTGATCGGCATCCTTGGCCTGGTGGCTGTCGGCTATTCAATGAATGGCGTGATCCGTTTTGACTACAGCTATTTAATGGCTGTAGCGCATACCATTGAAGCGCAGGCGCCAGCGCTGGCTTATGCCTTCATGATCTGCCTATTCATCGGCTTTGCGGTAAAGCTTCCGGTTTTCCCATTGCACGGCTGGCTTCCGGATGCGCATGCGCAAGCGCCGACAGCAGGTTCTGTCGACTTGGCGGGTATTCTGATTAAAACCGCGGCTTACGGTTTGCTGCGTTTCGTAATTCCATTCTTCCCGGCAGCGTCTGCGCAGTTTGCTGACATTGCGATCATCTTCGGCTTAATCGGCATTTTCTACGGCGCTTGGTGCGCTTTCCAGCAAACCGATATGAAGCGCCTGCTGGCCTACACGTCAATTTCGCATATGGGCTTTGTGCTGCTGGCAATCTACGCCGGCAACATTCTGACTTTCCAGGGCCTAATGATCATGATGCTGGCGCACGGCCTGTCATCTGCTGCCTTGTTCATCATGTGCGGCCAGATTTATGAGCGCCTGCATACGCGCGACATGCGCCTGATGGGCGGCATCCGCGGCCAGTTCCAGTACCTTGCGTTCTTCCTGATGTTCTTTGTGGCAGCGCTGGTCGGCATTCCGGGCCTGGGCAACTTTATCGGTGAATTCCTGATTCTGATGGGTTCTTACGCTAAATTCCCGGTGTTTACTATTTTGGCGGCGGTCAGCCTTGTATTCGCAGGCCTTTACGGCTTGATCATGATTCACAAAGCATTATTCGGCACGCCGAACGAAGAGCAGAAGCAGCATTATGCAAATCCGTTAAAAGATTTGAATGCGCGCGAAATTGTTATTCTTTTAGTCTGCGCGCTTGGCCTGACTTGGCTTGGCCTTTACCCGCAAACCTTCCTTGATATTTCCAACTCAAGCATGGCGTGGCTGGCGAATAGCTACATTCCTGTTCAAGAAGCAGTTGATACGGTGCAGCAGGCAGCAATTCAACTTGAAAATGTGGAGATCCAATAA
- the nuoL gene encoding NADH-quinone oxidoreductase subunit L codes for MSYLYLTVLFPLIGFILLAAGRQKLPETVAAVIGAGSVGLSALFALIAGLDFVNNGSVATTQHLWTWFSAGNLAPGFTLHLDGLSLLMMGMVTGVGFLIHIFATWYMRGEEDFARFFSYFNLFVASMLLLVLGDNLALLFLGWEGVGLCSYLLIGYYYQNPANGFAAIKAFTVTRVGDVFLLIALFLIYQQFGTLNIAEVVAAAPTVMTQGSSMAIWTALMLFLGAAGKSAQIPLQTWLADAMAGPTPVSALIHAATMVTAGVYLCSRMYSVFEMAPQVMMFISITGAVTLLVAGFAALVQTDIKRILAYSTMSQLGYMFMAVGAEAYQAGLFHMLTHAFFKALLFLSSGAVILAFHHEQNIFKMGGLFYKNKFLFACFAIGGGALAAIPFVTIGFFSKDAILGAVWVKGQAVAVYDCLYWAGVAGAFLTSIYTFRLIWVVFFGKENTPYHEIKGITYWGPLAVLAVLSTGLAYVLKVPVANILNAAKIPAFNVPEALEHGMHSAEYTAVGIALAGLVIGVILFAFAYGAVKSFAKTSLGAGLANICRNALGFDALYNIVFVKPYLLIAKILGRDPIDGLWLVLPALVKGGNSFTSSRQTGSLREYASSMALGTVVLLMILVVIQVVGK; via the coding sequence ATGAGCTATTTATATTTAACAGTACTATTTCCGCTGATCGGCTTTATCCTTTTAGCGGCCGGCCGCCAGAAGCTTCCTGAAACTGTCGCGGCTGTTATCGGGGCAGGGTCTGTAGGCCTGTCTGCATTATTTGCATTGATTGCCGGCTTGGACTTTGTCAATAACGGCTCAGTTGCAACCACGCAGCACCTGTGGACCTGGTTCAGCGCCGGCAATTTGGCGCCGGGCTTTACCCTGCATCTGGACGGCTTGTCATTGCTGATGATGGGCATGGTGACAGGCGTAGGCTTCCTGATTCACATCTTCGCGACATGGTACATGCGTGGCGAAGAAGACTTTGCGCGTTTCTTCTCCTACTTCAACCTGTTCGTAGCCAGCATGCTGCTGCTCGTTCTGGGCGATAACTTAGCGTTACTGTTCCTGGGCTGGGAAGGCGTGGGCCTGTGCTCTTACCTGCTGATCGGCTACTATTACCAGAACCCTGCAAACGGCTTTGCGGCCATTAAGGCATTTACGGTAACCCGTGTTGGTGACGTATTCCTGCTGATTGCGCTGTTCTTGATTTACCAGCAGTTCGGCACATTAAACATTGCTGAAGTAGTTGCTGCTGCGCCAACAGTTATGACGCAAGGCTCTTCAATGGCGATCTGGACTGCATTGATGCTGTTCCTGGGCGCTGCCGGCAAATCCGCGCAGATTCCATTGCAGACTTGGCTGGCGGATGCGATGGCTGGCCCGACGCCGGTATCTGCATTGATCCACGCTGCAACCATGGTTACAGCGGGCGTTTACCTGTGCAGCCGCATGTACAGCGTGTTTGAAATGGCGCCTCAAGTGATGATGTTCATTTCGATCACCGGTGCGGTAACCTTGCTGGTTGCGGGCTTTGCGGCTCTGGTGCAGACAGACATCAAGCGTATTCTGGCTTACTCTACCATGAGCCAGCTGGGCTACATGTTCATGGCTGTCGGCGCGGAAGCGTATCAGGCTGGCCTGTTCCACATGCTGACGCACGCATTCTTCAAGGCATTGTTATTCCTGTCTTCCGGTGCGGTGATTCTGGCTTTCCATCACGAGCAGAACATTTTCAAAATGGGCGGCCTGTTCTACAAGAACAAATTCCTGTTTGCATGTTTCGCGATTGGCGGCGGCGCATTGGCGGCGATTCCATTCGTTACCATCGGCTTCTTCTCAAAAGACGCGATTCTGGGGGCGGTATGGGTGAAAGGCCAAGCAGTTGCCGTGTATGACTGCCTGTACTGGGCGGGTGTCGCTGGCGCATTCCTGACTTCAATCTATACATTCCGCTTAATCTGGGTTGTATTCTTTGGCAAGGAAAATACGCCTTACCACGAAATCAAAGGCATCACTTACTGGGGCCCTCTGGCGGTTCTTGCGGTATTGTCAACCGGCTTGGCTTATGTATTGAAAGTGCCGGTCGCGAATATCCTGAACGCTGCGAAAATTCCGGCATTCAATGTGCCTGAAGCTCTGGAGCACGGCATGCACAGCGCTGAATACACCGCTGTCGGCATTGCGCTGGCAGGCCTGGTGATCGGCGTTATTCTGTTCGCTTTCGCTTACGGCGCTGTGAAGTCTTTTGCTAAAACTTCACTGGGCGCTGGCTTGGCGAATATCTGCCGCAATGCGCTGGGTTTCGATGCGCTGTACAACATTGTATTCGTTAAACCGTATCTGCTGATCGCGAAAATCTTAGGCCGTGATCCGATTGACGGCTTATGGCTGGTTCTGCCTGCGCTGGTTAAAGGCGGCAACAGCTTCACAAGCTCGCGTCAAACCGGTTCATTGCGTGAATACGCATCAAGTATGGCGCTGGGTACAGTGGTTCTACTGATGATCTTAGTCGTGATTCAGGTCGTGGGGAAATAA
- the nuoK gene encoding NADH-quinone oxidoreductase subunit NuoK, with amino-acid sequence MGNIPLEHGLIVATILFALGFYGVMVRRNLLFILMSLEIMMNAAALAFVLAGSAWAQPDGQIMFILILTLAAAEACIGLAIVLQFYHRFHHLDVDAASEMRG; translated from the coding sequence ATGGGCAACATTCCTTTAGAACACGGCTTGATCGTTGCCACCATTCTTTTTGCACTGGGTTTTTACGGTGTAATGGTGCGACGCAATTTGCTATTTATTTTGATGAGCCTTGAAATCATGATGAACGCTGCTGCTTTAGCGTTCGTTTTGGCAGGCAGCGCATGGGCGCAGCCGGACGGCCAAATTATGTTCATCCTGATCTTAACGCTTGCTGCGGCAGAGGCTTGTATCGGTCTTGCCATCGTCCTTCAGTTCTATCATCGCTTCCATCATTTGGATGTGGATGCTGCTAGTGAGATGCGCGGATGA
- the nuoJ gene encoding NADH-quinone oxidoreductase subunit J: MWPFYLMALVAIVSTIRVVTNTNPVHALLSLIVSLLAVAGMFMIVGAPFAGALEIIVYAGAIMVLFVFVVMMLNLGQQTVEQESKWLTSSAWAYPALMSFLMGLVLVWMLGSDYTKATLVMGAEIVGPKEVGQSLFTQYLLLVEVAAMLLLAALVAAFHLGKREPGAEEEKE; encoded by the coding sequence ATGTGGCCGTTTTATTTGATGGCGCTTGTGGCCATCGTCTCTACGATTCGTGTTGTGACCAACACCAATCCGGTACACGCTTTATTAAGCCTGATCGTATCGCTGCTTGCGGTAGCGGGCATGTTCATGATCGTAGGCGCGCCGTTTGCCGGCGCGCTGGAGATCATCGTCTATGCCGGCGCGATCATGGTGCTTTTCGTATTCGTTGTAATGATGCTGAACTTGGGGCAGCAGACTGTCGAGCAGGAAAGCAAATGGCTGACTTCATCTGCATGGGCATACCCGGCGCTGATGAGCTTCCTGATGGGCCTGGTGCTGGTATGGATGCTTGGCTCTGACTATACCAAAGCGACTTTGGTGATGGGCGCGGAAATTGTCGGCCCGAAAGAAGTTGGCCAGTCGCTCTTTACTCAGTACTTATTGCTGGTTGAAGTAGCCGCCATGCTGCTGCTGGCAGCGCTGGTTGCTGCGTTCCACTTAGGCAAACGTGAACCAGGTGCAGAAGAGGAAAAAGAATAA
- the nuoI gene encoding NADH-quinone oxidoreductase subunit NuoI, which produces MFKFLAGVGSIVRSLWMVFSHVTRKRDTILYPEVPAEEIVPPRFRGRIVLTRDPDGEERCVACNLCAVACPVGCISLQKAEQEDGRWYPEFFRINFSRCIFCGMCEEACPTTAIQMTPDFELGEYVRQDLVYEKEHLLISGPGKYPDYNFYRVTGMAVAGKGKGQAQRESAPVDVRSLLP; this is translated from the coding sequence ATGTTTAAGTTTCTAGCTGGAGTCGGGTCAATTGTACGTTCACTGTGGATGGTTTTTTCACACGTGACGCGTAAACGTGACACCATTTTATATCCGGAAGTGCCGGCCGAAGAAATCGTGCCGCCGCGCTTCCGCGGCCGTATCGTGCTGACGCGCGACCCAGACGGCGAAGAGCGCTGCGTTGCCTGCAACCTGTGCGCGGTTGCCTGTCCTGTAGGCTGCATTTCACTGCAGAAGGCGGAACAGGAAGACGGGCGCTGGTATCCGGAATTTTTCCGGATCAACTTCTCGCGCTGCATTTTCTGCGGCATGTGTGAAGAAGCCTGCCCGACAACTGCAATTCAGATGACGCCAGATTTCGAGCTGGGCGAATACGTGCGCCAGGACCTTGTATACGAGAAAGAGCATTTGCTGATTTCCGGTCCAGGCAAATATCCAGACTACAACTTCTACCGCGTAACCGGTATGGCAGTTGCAGGTAAAGGCAAAGGCCAGGCGCAGCGCGAAAGCGCGCCTGTTGACGTGCGGAGTCTATTACCATGA
- the nuoH gene encoding NADH-quinone oxidoreductase subunit NuoH: MEQELIRQTPLWAENWPIAYSVLQAIVILLVVVLIAALMSFIERRLLGLWQDRYGPNRVGPGGMFQIVADMLKIMFKEDWTPKFVDKLTFRLAPAVAMATAVLSFMVIPVSPYLGVADMSIGLLFFMAMAGIAVYAVLFGGWASNNKYALLGGLRSAAQTISYEVFLGISLMGVVAIAGSFNMREIVEAQRDVWFVIPQFLGFLIFVVAGVAVTHRHPFDQPEAEQELAEGYHVEYGGMKWGMFFVAEYVNVVLISALIVTLFFGGWLAPFNLEIPFIPAAFWFIIKTAFFVMMFVLARGSLMRPRYDQVMNFGWKICLPLALVNLLVTGAVILMNQA; the protein is encoded by the coding sequence ATGGAACAAGAATTAATACGTCAAACGCCGCTGTGGGCTGAGAACTGGCCAATCGCCTATTCTGTGCTGCAGGCGATTGTCATTTTGCTTGTTGTGGTTTTGATCGCTGCGCTGATGTCGTTCATTGAGCGCCGCTTATTGGGCTTATGGCAGGACCGTTACGGTCCTAACCGTGTCGGCCCGGGGGGGATGTTCCAGATCGTTGCCGACATGCTGAAAATCATGTTCAAGGAAGACTGGACACCGAAGTTTGTTGATAAGCTGACTTTCCGCTTAGCGCCGGCAGTGGCGATGGCCACTGCGGTGCTGTCGTTCATGGTCATTCCGGTTTCGCCGTATTTAGGCGTGGCGGACATGAGCATCGGCCTATTGTTCTTTATGGCAATGGCGGGCATTGCAGTCTATGCGGTGCTGTTCGGCGGCTGGGCTTCCAACAACAAATATGCATTATTAGGCGGCTTGCGTTCGGCAGCTCAAACCATTTCTTATGAAGTGTTCCTGGGCATCTCGCTGATGGGTGTGGTGGCAATTGCCGGCTCATTCAACATGCGTGAAATTGTGGAAGCGCAGCGCGATGTCTGGTTTGTTATTCCTCAATTCTTAGGCTTCCTGATCTTTGTGGTTGCGGGCGTTGCGGTAACTCACCGCCACCCGTTTGACCAGCCGGAAGCGGAACAGGAATTGGCTGAAGGTTACCACGTAGAATACGGCGGTATGAAATGGGGCATGTTCTTCGTTGCGGAATACGTCAACGTGGTGCTGATCTCTGCATTGATCGTGACTTTATTCTTCGGCGGCTGGCTTGCGCCATTCAACCTTGAGATTCCATTCATTCCAGCAGCATTCTGGTTCATTATCAAAACAGCATTCTTTGTGATGATGTTTGTCTTGGCGCGCGGTTCCTTAATGCGTCCGCGCTATGACCAAGTGATGAACTTTGGCTGGAAAATTTGCTTGCCATTGGCGCTGGTCAACCTTTTGGTTACCGGTGCTGTGATTCTGATGAATCAGGCCTAA
- the nuoG gene encoding NADH-quinone oxidoreductase subunit NuoG, protein MATIHVDGKSYEVNGSENLLQACLSLGIDIPYFCWHPSLGSVGSCRQCAVTQYANPEDTRGRLVMSCMTPASDNTYISIEDKEAKDFRASIVEFLMTNHPHDCPVCEEGGHCHLQDMTVMTQHDRRRYRFTKRTHYNQELGSFISHEMNRCIACYRCVRYYKDYAGGTDFGVYASASRVYFGRPESGTLESEFSGNLTEVCPTGVFTDKTHSERYNRKWDMQYAPSVCQGCSSGCNISPGERYGELRRVENRFNGEVNQYFLCDKGRFGTGYVNRADRPRQPQFRNGGSVTAVSVDQALDTVIANIQGKKVLGIGSPRASLESNFALRELVGQENYSTGMPQKEQNLVELAASIMQTEGVYNPNMREIESYDAVLILGEDLTQTAPRMALSVRQASKNKAKEMAAERRTQDWLAEPVQRIAQDEKSPIYILAATQTRLADVATGEVVASPNDIARLGFAIAAAVKGEAVTGLADDAKAFAQTIADTLKAAKKPLIISGTSLQDPAIMEAAAQVAQNLGANAGLTLTVPEVNSMGLAIFGGQSLEQAFAQDYDAVIVVENDLYRRLPAAQVDAALAKAKEVIVLDHSETATVAKASVVLSAASFAEGDGTVVSQEGRAQRFYQVYDPSYYKPELAIKESWRWLHALETGVKGKAISWTLLDDVIESVAKNVPALEAIQDVAPDAGFRVHGLKVAREPRRYSGRTAMRAPLSIHEPKQPVDVDSALTFSMEGYVGNQTPSPLVPFAWSAGWNSPQAWNKFQDNVGGHLKGGDSGIRLFDRLPKRPARTFVAPAPVAVHPESFRLVPMHHIFASGEFTIKTPAMESRIPEAAFAVGEQDAARLNVQNGQKITVQAGEAAIALPVQIIDYLPAGYIGYPVGLAPTVSLAEPVSVAVGV, encoded by the coding sequence ATGGCTACAATTCATGTCGATGGCAAATCGTATGAAGTCAATGGTTCAGAGAACTTGCTGCAAGCATGCTTGTCTTTGGGCATCGACATCCCATACTTTTGTTGGCATCCATCCTTAGGTTCTGTCGGCTCTTGCCGTCAATGCGCTGTGACTCAGTATGCGAATCCGGAAGATACCCGCGGCCGCTTAGTGATGTCATGCATGACGCCTGCATCAGACAATACCTACATCTCGATTGAAGACAAAGAAGCGAAGGATTTCCGCGCGTCGATTGTTGAATTCCTGATGACCAACCACCCGCACGACTGTCCGGTCTGCGAAGAAGGCGGCCACTGCCACCTGCAGGACATGACTGTAATGACGCAGCATGACCGCCGCCGTTACCGCTTCACCAAGCGCACGCATTACAATCAGGAGCTCGGCTCATTCATTTCGCATGAAATGAACCGCTGCATCGCCTGCTACCGCTGTGTGCGCTATTACAAAGACTATGCCGGCGGCACAGACTTTGGCGTGTATGCAAGCGCGTCGCGTGTTTACTTCGGCCGTCCGGAATCAGGCACTTTAGAGTCTGAATTCTCCGGCAACCTGACTGAAGTCTGCCCTACAGGCGTATTCACCGACAAGACCCACTCAGAGCGCTACAACCGTAAGTGGGACATGCAGTATGCGCCTAGCGTATGCCAAGGCTGCTCTTCAGGCTGCAACATTTCTCCGGGCGAGCGCTATGGCGAACTGCGCCGCGTAGAAAACCGCTTCAACGGCGAAGTCAACCAGTACTTCCTGTGCGACAAAGGCCGTTTCGGCACCGGTTATGTCAACCGCGCTGACCGTCCGCGCCAGCCGCAGTTCCGCAATGGCGGCAGCGTAACAGCTGTTTCTGTAGATCAGGCGCTGGATACGGTAATTGCCAATATCCAGGGCAAAAAAGTTCTGGGCATCGGTTCGCCGCGCGCTTCGCTTGAGTCCAACTTCGCGCTCCGCGAATTGGTCGGCCAGGAAAACTACTCGACTGGCATGCCGCAAAAAGAGCAGAATCTGGTTGAATTGGCTGCCTCTATCATGCAGACCGAGGGTGTCTACAACCCGAATATGCGTGAAATTGAAAGCTATGATGCCGTGCTGATTTTGGGTGAAGACTTAACCCAGACTGCGCCGCGCATGGCCTTGTCTGTGCGCCAGGCTTCGAAAAACAAAGCCAAAGAAATGGCTGCGGAACGCCGTACCCAAGACTGGCTGGCTGAACCTGTGCAGCGCATTGCGCAGGATGAAAAATCGCCAATCTACATTTTGGCTGCAACGCAAACGCGTTTGGCTGATGTGGCTACAGGCGAAGTGGTTGCTTCTCCGAACGACATCGCGCGCTTAGGCTTCGCCATTGCGGCTGCGGTGAAAGGTGAAGCGGTGACTGGCCTTGCTGACGATGCGAAAGCATTTGCGCAAACCATTGCCGATACGCTGAAAGCTGCCAAAAAACCGCTGATCATTTCAGGCACAAGCCTGCAGGATCCGGCGATTATGGAAGCTGCTGCGCAAGTTGCGCAGAATCTGGGCGCAAATGCCGGCCTGACACTGACGGTTCCTGAAGTGAACTCAATGGGTCTGGCGATCTTCGGCGGACAAAGCCTGGAACAGGCCTTCGCGCAGGATTATGACGCGGTAATCGTTGTTGAAAATGACCTTTACCGCCGCCTGCCGGCTGCGCAGGTTGACGCTGCCTTGGCAAAAGCCAAAGAAGTCATCGTGCTGGATCATTCTGAAACTGCAACAGTGGCCAAAGCCTCTGTGGTGCTTTCAGCTGCCAGCTTCGCGGAAGGCGACGGCACGGTTGTATCACAGGAAGGCCGCGCACAGCGTTTCTACCAAGTGTACGACCCGAGCTATTACAAGCCGGAACTGGCGATCAAGGAATCTTGGCGCTGGCTGCATGCCCTGGAAACAGGCGTGAAAGGCAAAGCCATTTCCTGGACCTTGCTGGATGACGTGATTGAGTCAGTTGCGAAAAACGTGCCTGCGCTTGAAGCGATTCAGGATGTAGCGCCGGATGCGGGCTTCCGCGTTCACGGCTTGAAAGTTGCGCGTGAGCCGCGCCGCTATTCCGGCCGCACCGCAATGCGCGCGCCGCTGTCTATTCACGAGCCTAAGCAGCCGGTGGATGTCGATTCAGCCTTAACCTTCTCTATGGAAGGCTATGTCGGCAATCAGACGCCGTCTCCGCTGGTGCCGTTTGCATGGTCTGCAGGCTGGAACTCGCCGCAGGCCTGGAACAAATTCCAGGACAATGTCGGCGGCCACCTGAAAGGCGGCGACTCAGGCATCCGCTTGTTTGATCGCTTGCCGAAACGCCCTGCGCGCACATTTGTTGCGCCTGCGCCAGTTGCAGTGCACCCGGAAAGCTTCCGCTTAGTGCCGATGCACCACATTTTCGCTTCGGGCGAATTCACCATTAAAACGCCGGCAATGGAATCCCGCATTCCTGAAGCTGCTTTTGCCGTGGGTGAGCAGGATGCTGCGCGCCTGAATGTGCAGAATGGCCAGAAGATTACGGTGCAGGCTGGCGAAGCTGCAATTGCGCTGCCAGTGCAAATTATTGACTATTTACCGGCAGGCTATATCGGCTATCCGGTTGGCCTTGCGCCGACGGTCTCTCTTGCAGAGCCTGTTTCAGTCGCGGTAGGAGTGTAA